A genomic segment from Alistipes senegalensis JC50 encodes:
- a CDS encoding PEP/pyruvate-binding domain-containing protein, with the protein MNKSLEQYMPDGSKVPYRFMKYRIHKILLVCCSYDGYILEEDGHIESQINQEYIDLNMSNPPSLTRVSSTAEALEALAGDDTFDFILTMYNVGEPDVFAFARIVKERHPNTPVALLTSFSKDIYRRIEEQDRSGLDYIFSWHGNTDLIIGIIKLVEDKMNADEDILEGGVQAILLVEDSIRFYSTYLPELYKLLLLQNTEFLKDAFNEQQQVLRKRARPKILLARCYEEAVELYERYKKNLLGVISDVGFVLRRNDPPESEKLDAGIDLCRRIKQDNPLMPVLLQSSQVAFGKQAAELGAGFIAKNSKTLLSQLSEYIAKEFAFGDFVFKDPDTGAEIGRAKDLTQMQQMIATIPDKAFEYHTSQNHLSKWLYSRGLFPLAASIRQYNKSHFASVEDHRNALVNLIRDYRTLLGQGVVARFDAETYSDAVAFARIGEGSLGGKARGLAFMNSMLMKHRQYDKYENVRIMIPRSVVIATEYFDDFIRHNGLKYIISQDFSDEEILSEFVSSVLPFRLREALKGYIRTVRTPLAIRSSSKLEDSHYQPFAGIYSTYMIPYVDNEDQMLRLLLKAVKSVYASVYFAASRAYIQTSQNLISEEKMAVIIQEVCGTEQEGLFFPTCSGVARSINYYPIGDEQPADGVCNVAMGLGKLVVDGGRTLRFSPSYPQKVLQTSTPELALRDTQNEVLALSLRPEEFRTSIDDAVNLHRLSLTEIGRFRNSKYVCSVWDRENERISDSPFDSGRKVITFNNILKYNTFPLAKIVSDILRMGAEEMRCPVEVEFAVNMDVAPGQQQIFNLLQIRPIIDNQDNRAIDWEAEETSRALIYGEQALGIGMMADIADIIYVKSEAFDSLATEKIADELLTFNNRMRDEGRSYILVGPGRWGSSDPFLGVPVKWNHISEAKVIVECGIEKFDVEPSQGTHFFQNVTSLGVGYLTINPFRGDGIFREEELDARRALFEGTYLRQVRFEKPLWVCADGRSNKGMVREEMKNEELKIKN; encoded by the coding sequence ATGAACAAAAGCCTGGAACAATATATGCCCGACGGGAGCAAGGTCCCCTACCGGTTCATGAAATACCGCATCCACAAAATCCTGCTCGTGTGTTGCAGCTACGACGGCTACATCCTCGAAGAGGACGGGCACATCGAATCGCAGATCAACCAGGAGTACATCGACCTCAACATGTCGAACCCGCCGTCGCTGACGCGCGTCAGCTCGACGGCCGAGGCGCTGGAGGCGCTGGCCGGCGACGATACGTTCGATTTCATCCTCACGATGTACAACGTCGGCGAACCCGACGTGTTCGCGTTCGCCCGGATCGTCAAGGAGCGCCACCCCAACACCCCCGTCGCGCTGCTGACCTCCTTTTCGAAGGACATCTACCGCCGCATCGAGGAGCAGGACCGTTCGGGACTGGACTACATCTTCTCGTGGCACGGCAACACGGACCTCATCATCGGTATCATCAAGCTCGTCGAGGACAAGATGAACGCCGACGAGGACATCCTCGAAGGCGGCGTGCAGGCCATCCTGCTGGTCGAGGACTCCATCCGCTTCTATTCGACCTATCTGCCCGAGCTCTATAAACTGCTTCTGCTGCAAAACACCGAGTTTCTGAAAGACGCCTTCAACGAACAGCAGCAGGTGCTTCGCAAGCGCGCGCGTCCCAAAATCCTGCTGGCCCGCTGCTACGAGGAGGCCGTGGAGTTGTACGAACGCTACAAAAAGAACCTGCTGGGCGTGATCTCCGACGTGGGGTTCGTCCTCCGCCGCAACGACCCGCCCGAGAGCGAGAAGCTCGACGCCGGAATCGACCTCTGCCGCCGCATCAAGCAGGACAACCCGCTGATGCCCGTGCTGTTGCAGTCGTCGCAGGTGGCCTTCGGCAAGCAGGCCGCGGAGTTGGGCGCAGGGTTCATCGCCAAGAACTCCAAGACGCTCCTTTCGCAGCTGAGCGAATACATCGCCAAGGAGTTCGCCTTCGGGGACTTCGTTTTCAAGGACCCCGACACGGGCGCCGAGATCGGCCGCGCCAAGGACCTCACGCAGATGCAGCAGATGATCGCCACGATCCCCGACAAGGCGTTCGAATACCACACTTCGCAAAACCACCTCTCGAAATGGCTCTACTCGCGGGGCCTGTTCCCGCTCGCGGCGTCGATCCGCCAGTACAACAAGAGCCATTTCGCGTCGGTCGAGGATCACCGCAACGCGCTGGTGAACCTGATCCGCGACTACCGCACCCTGCTGGGGCAGGGCGTCGTGGCGCGTTTCGACGCCGAGACCTACTCCGACGCCGTGGCCTTCGCCCGCATCGGCGAAGGTTCGCTGGGCGGCAAGGCCCGCGGACTGGCTTTCATGAACTCGATGCTTATGAAGCACCGCCAGTACGACAAGTACGAGAACGTGCGCATCATGATCCCGCGGTCGGTGGTGATCGCCACGGAGTACTTCGACGACTTCATCCGCCACAACGGACTGAAATACATCATCTCGCAGGATTTCTCCGACGAGGAGATCCTGTCGGAATTCGTCAGTTCGGTGCTCCCGTTCCGGCTGCGCGAAGCCCTGAAGGGCTACATCCGCACGGTCCGCACGCCGCTGGCCATCCGCTCGTCGTCGAAGCTCGAAGACTCCCACTACCAGCCTTTCGCCGGCATCTACTCGACCTACATGATCCCCTACGTCGATAACGAGGATCAGATGCTCCGCCTGCTGCTCAAAGCCGTCAAGAGCGTCTACGCGTCGGTCTATTTCGCGGCGTCGAGGGCCTACATCCAGACCTCGCAGAACCTCATCTCGGAGGAGAAGATGGCCGTCATCATCCAGGAGGTGTGCGGCACGGAGCAGGAGGGGCTCTTCTTCCCCACCTGCTCGGGCGTGGCGCGGTCGATCAACTACTACCCCATCGGCGACGAACAGCCCGCGGACGGCGTCTGCAACGTGGCGATGGGGCTCGGCAAGCTGGTCGTGGACGGAGGACGCACGCTGCGCTTCTCGCCCAGCTATCCGCAGAAGGTGCTCCAGACCTCGACCCCCGAACTGGCGCTGCGCGACACGCAAAACGAGGTGCTGGCCCTGAGCCTGCGCCCCGAGGAGTTCCGCACGTCGATCGACGACGCGGTGAACCTGCACCGCCTGAGCCTCACGGAGATCGGCCGGTTCCGCAATTCGAAATACGTCTGCTCGGTCTGGGACCGCGAGAACGAACGCATCTCCGACAGTCCCTTCGACTCCGGGCGCAAGGTCATCACCTTCAACAACATACTCAAATACAACACCTTCCCGCTGGCGAAGATCGTCTCGGACATCCTCCGCATGGGCGCCGAGGAGATGCGCTGCCCCGTGGAGGTGGAATTCGCCGTCAACATGGACGTTGCCCCGGGACAGCAGCAGATCTTCAACCTGCTGCAAATCCGCCCGATCATCGACAACCAGGACAACCGCGCCATCGACTGGGAGGCGGAAGAGACCTCCCGGGCGCTGATCTACGGCGAACAGGCTCTCGGCATCGGCATGATGGCGGACATCGCCGACATCATCTACGTCAAGTCCGAGGCTTTCGACTCGCTCGCAACCGAGAAGATCGCCGACGAACTGCTGACGTTCAACAACCGCATGCGCGACGAGGGGCGCTCGTATATCCTCGTGGGTCCCGGACGCTGGGGCTCCTCGGACCCGTTCCTCGGCGTGCCGGTCAAGTGGAACCACATCTCCGAAGCGAAGGTGATCGTCGAGTGCGGCATCGAGAAATTCGATGTCGAGCCCTCGCAGGGCACGCACTTCTTCCAGAACGTCACCTCGCTGGGCGTGGGATACCTGACGATCAATCCCTTCCGCGGCGACGGCATCTTCCGCGAAGAGGAGCTCGACGCCCGGCGGGCGCTCTTCGAGGGAACCTACCTGCGGCAGGTGCGTTTCGAAAAGCCGCTGTGGGTCTGCGCCGACGGGCGTTCGAACAAGGGCATGGTGCGTGAGGAAATGAAAAATGAAGAATTAAAAATTAAAAATTAG